The genomic interval ATAAATCTCTTAATTAGTGTATGTCTAGACACAACCATTTTGACAAAAGCTAAATTTTACagcttaaaaaaaatcacaaaatgtGATTGTGATTTTGTCTTACTTGCCGTAATTTTAGacacacaaatatttttttttgaagtttagCCTTTTCAATATGGTTGTGACAAAAAAATTGCCCCCCCTAGCCCCTAGAGATGAATAAAGACTGtttcattattaagtatcaTGTGTCTACATTAAATCTATTTAGTTAATAAGGTACAAACAAGTTATACTTCCAAAGTGATCCGTAAGTACCATTCTATGTTAGTGACTGAAATTGTATCAAGCCCTGGTCTTGCCATCCATTACTTGcccttaataataaaaaatgtttcaCGAACACCTATGTTTTTGTACACATGTGACATGTGGTTAATTGcgtgaaaaaatttatttaatttagttaaataaatagttaaattagACCACGTTGAAAATTGTGGTTAATCGTGTAATTGAATTAACTATATTTATGTCGCAATTTGAATTATTCATCTACTCAACtgaattaactatatttttgtaCATGTGTTGCACAAATGTAAAAAGAAGTGAGAGTCCATGtatcattacatataataataagaCCATGGTAAACTAGCATGTGAAACTTCATTGGATGACAAGGGACAAATTGGATTAGGATTTTGAACAACATTTGAAACAGTAATTCATGCTAAATTCATGCATAGTTTGATGTGTCCAAACATCTAGTGTTTGCCATCATAACCATAGAACCTGTTACTGTTATTTTTCAATGCCAATGGTACGAacaaacaattaataaaatccCAAGTGTTAATCATTTTGGAATAGTTAAATGAACCTTTGAAGCATgtctaaattatatataatcttcttaagaaaaagataaaatctAAGAAGCATACTTTTGATGCTTTCCACCAACGGCAGCCGCATATTCTTGAGACCACCACCATCTGTACTTCGTTCTGTTTTTAATCTATATATAGTACTTTGCTTTCTATTCTAAGGGCAATGGtgatgaatatttttatttgaaggaGGGTTTCTTCTCATTTGAAGTTGTGGTCCCTTACCTTTGCTTCATTTCACTTCACATATTATAATAACTTGAGctgttaaaatatttaactgaACAAATCAGAGAGAATTGTGGGCTAAAGTTAGGTGAAATTCCATTATATACTTTATGTTTAACAATACTTTATACACTTTTTTGCTTAAAGAAGGGCTTTATAGGCATAAGACTAGATAGAGCATTAGAGTTGttgacaaatgaacttaatttaCTAGAAGCTTCATGACAAATTTGTATACGCACTTGATGCAAATTAAATACCAAATTGGTTACGTGATCCTATTAGTCACATAAAGACAAAAAACTCTTGTATGAGTAAGGGTAATGCAATTGGATTAAAAAACTAACGGTAAAGAAGCTTTTCATAAGTGTTGAACTTGAACAATAACTACAATGTACCACTTGTGCTCGCTTTTGATGTGGGAAGCacttaatgttttaaaaatttgccCATGATTGATCACTTTTTACCttaattttatgtcattttaaacCCCACCTAACAtgacaaatatataattaatatggtGAAAAATTGTACATGagattaagattaaaaaaagtatGCAAAATATATCTCTCATATACTAATTACagtaaagaaagaaagaaaaaaaacatgcaAATATTCTTCCCGAGATAGAAACTGCTTTTATGGGATTATATGAAAGCATGCCATTTATCTACTTGTAGATGTAAGTGATCATCccattgtattttttaaacataTGGATCTAGTGCACGCAATTAATTAATTGAGTTAACTGAGATTTATTTAATGGATTGACTTctctaacatatattttttcatatgcACCAACTAAATATTAAACTTTCGATCAAATGGTTAGCAGACTCAAACATCTAACACTTGTGTCACATCATGTCAGTGTACCGTTGattttttactttacttgatATTTCAAACTTAACCCCCCACCCCACCCACCCACACACACAGTTATCTTCTTTGTATAAATCACTATAAGCACCAAGCCAAAGCTTAAAAGCTGATCTAAGAACCCTCCAACCAACTTATCACACAAACCATGTATTCACAAACGAAGAAAAAAATAGCAACCCATGATAACATTCCCAAAACTCCATACAACACCATTGATGACATAACAGAAGACTCTCCAAATACTCACCTTTGTAGCAGCCATTGTTGTTTCTTCTGCATCATGAAAGAACCAAACATAACTCTCAGAAGAACAAAAACATCAATCTACTTCAAGGAAATGCCTCTAACAGACAATCAAGAACATGTCTTAGTCCTCAGTGGACTATGGAACATCGCCATGACCCAACCCAACGATCCAGAGTTTCCTTCCCTTGGCATATTCAACTGCATGGCAAAACTTATCAACAAAGGTACAAAAAACACAACTTGgcttcataaaaatcaaaacatataCATACCTTATTATGCTGCTCATATTATTGGCTCTTACACAATGAATAAACAAGAGTTTGCACAAATAGCTGTTCAATCTGGTGTTATACCACCATTGTTAGAGCTTCTGAGTGGAAAAATGAGTTGGGTTGAGCAAAGAGTTTCTGTTAGAGCACTTGGTCATTTAGCAAGTTACAATAGTACTTTTAAATCAGTGGCAGAGTTTGAAACAGAGATAGTGAAATTAACCATGAACTTAGCTTCAACATGCTTAGAAAAAATCTATGTTGAATTTGTTTCAAAGAAGAGAAGAGTGGAGTATCACAGAAACTTGATGACAAGAGGTGTAGGTGATTTGGAAATGGAGAATCtaaaagttgaaaaatggaCTAGTCAACTTCAATGTTGGTCTATTTATCTTCTCAATTGTTTTGCTTGCAAAGATAAGTCTTTGAATTTAATATGCAAAAAGaagtttttaaatgatttatgtgATATGTGGGGTGGATTGATAAATCAAACTTCATCAGCTGGTGTTGGACTCATTAGAATCCTTTGTTATAATAACATGGGAAGGAAAAAAATTGCCGAGTCACCAAAAGTTATAAACTTTCTATGTAAACTTTCAAGATCTTGTGATGATTGGCAGTATCTTGGTATTGAGTGTCTTGTACTGCTTCTCAAGGATGTGAATACAAGGTACAAAGttattgattttgatgttgTTTCATGTCTTGTTGATTTGATTGAACTTAGAAGCCTTGGTGATAAATTAAATGTTGGTGACACCATCATAAAAGTGCTACTTCTTGAGCATTGTAATGATTGTAAATTGAAATCCAATGGTCAAAAAGTGGTGGATTTGAAGGATAGGAGGGAAAAGGAGAGACTAATGTGTGATGAAAAATTAGAGGAAAAAAGGGTTATTGTGAGGTTGATGAAGAAACAAGGAAATCACATTTTTAGTTTGGGAAGAGTTGAAGAAGCTTTATTGAAATATTGTGAAGCATTGGATATTTGTCCATTGAGGTTTAGAAATGAAAGAATGGTGCTATATAGTAACAAAGCACAGTGTAATTTGCTACTTAAAAATGTGGATTCAGCTATAAGTGATTCAACACGTGCTCTTTGTCTCTCTAACCCAACAAACATGCATGGAAAAAGTCTTTGGAGAAGGTCACAAGCTTATGATATGAAAGGAATGGCTAAAGAGAGTCTTATGGATTGCATGATGCTTGTGAATGGTTTTGTTAAGTCAAATGATGAGA from Cicer arietinum cultivar CDC Frontier isolate Library 1 chromosome 5, Cicar.CDCFrontier_v2.0, whole genome shotgun sequence carries:
- the LOC101505454 gene encoding uncharacterized protein isoform X1, with protein sequence MYSQTKKKIATHDNIPKTPYNTIDDITEDSPNTHLCSSHCCFFCIMKEPNITLRRTKTSIYFKEMPLTDNQEHVLVLSGLWNIAMTQPNDPEFPSLGIFNCMAKLINKGTKNTTWLHKNQNIYIPYYAAHIIGSYTMNKQEFAQIAVQSGVIPPLLELLSGKMSWVEQRVSVRALGHLASYNSTFKSVAEFETEIVKLTMNLASTCLEKIYVEFVSKKRRVEYHRNLMTRGVGDLEMENLKVEKWTSQLQCWSIYLLNCFACKDKSLNLICKKKFLNDLCDMWGGLINQTSSAGVGLIRILCYNNMGRKKIAESPKVINFLCKLSRSCDDWQYLGIECLVLLLKDVNTRYKVIDFDVVSCLVDLIELRSLGDKLNVGDTIIKVLLLEHCNDCKLKSNGQKVVDLKDRREKERLMCDEKLEEKRVIVRLMKKQGNHIFSLGRVEEALLKYCEALDICPLRFRNERMVLYSNKAQCNLLLKNVDSAISDSTRALCLSNPTNMHGKSLWRRSQAYDMKGMAKESLMDCMMLVNGFVKSNDENKRVKVPYHVVRMICKQMDATWLFATARLKSKVIHNVVVENTCDIEGDEIENESKYEELPYDHKKVMMMEKTSFMPGLSTIMEEPFDAKEGERRKMERARRRLKRHSRIANYER
- the LOC101505454 gene encoding uncharacterized protein isoform X2; this encodes MYSQTKKKIATHDNIPKTPYNTIDDITEDSPNTHLCSSHCCFFCIMKEPNITLRRTKTSIYFKEMPLTDNQEHVLVLSGLWNIAMTQPNDPEFPSLGIFNCMAKLINKGTKNTTWLHKNQNIYIPYYAAHIIGSYTMNKQEFAQIAVQSGVIPPLLELLSGKMSWVEQRVSVRALGHLASYNSTFKSVAEFETEIVKLTMNLASTCLEKIYVEFVSKKRRVEYHRNLMTRGVGDLEMENLKVEKWTSQLQCWSIYLLNCFACKDKSLNLICKKKFLNDLCDMWGGLINQTSSAGVGLIRILCYNNMGRKKIAESPKVINFLCKLSRSCDDWQYLGIECLVLLLKDVNTRYKVIDFDVVSCLVDLIELRSLGDKLNVGDTIIKVLLLEHCNDCKLKSNGQKVVDLKDRREKERLMCDEKLEEKRVIVRLMKKQGNHIFSLGRVEEALLKYCEALDICPLRFRNERMVLYSNKAQCNLLLKNVDSAISDSTRALCLSNPTNMHGKSLWRRSQAYDMKGMAKESLMDCMMLVNGFVKSNDENKRVKVPYHVVRMICKQMDATWLFATARLKSKVIHNVVVENTCDIEGDEIENESKYEELPYDHKKVMMMEKTSFMPGN